CCTGTAGCATTCTCCATATCTATAGATTCCTAAGTTCAACGCCTGTTGTGCTGTGTCCTCTTATGTCTGCTCAAGTAATCAGCAAGTGCAAAGGAACTGGAGCAGGTGGGAGAACAGTAAGGTCAGTCACCTATATGAATGTTCATTTGTTGCTTCATGGCACTCTTCAGCGAGAATTTCATAGTGTATGAAGGGCAACGAAATGGCTCATCGCCTGCATGGGTCTGCAGTTGTTCCTTCATGTTGGACTTGcatgagaagctccgagagcatgaagggcaatgaaatggcttctcgcctgcaTGGGAGTTCCTTCATGCCGGACTTATGCGAGAAGCTTTGAGGGCATGAAGGATACTCAAATGGCTTCTCTCCTGTGTGGGCATGCAGGTGGTCTTTCAGGTCTGGCTTTTGTGAGAACCTCTGAGGACACagagggcattgaaatggcttcatTTGTGTGGTTTTGCAGGTAGTCTTTCATGCTGGACTTATACGAGAAGTTCCATGGCAGGATCCTGTCATGGCTTCtaacctgtgtgggtgcgcaagtGCTTTTTCATGTTGGGCTTATGCGCAAAGCTTAGAGGGcacgaagggcattgaaatggcttctcacctgtgtgggtgcgtagGTGGGCCTTTATACTGGACTTATGCGAGAAActttgagggcatgaagggcaatgaaatggcttctcgcctgtgtgggtgcgtagGTGGCCTTTCATGCTGGACTTATGTGAGAAACTTTGAGGGCATGAAGGAcattgatatggcttctcgcccgTGTGGGTGCGTAGGTGGTCTTTCATGCTTGACTTAAACGAGAAACTTTGAGGGCATAAAgtgcattgaaatggcttctcgcctgtgtgggtgcgtagGTGGACTTTCATGTGAGTCTTATCTGCGAAGctccgagggcatgaagggcactgaaatggcttctcaccagTGTGGGTGCGCATGTGGCTTTTCACTTCGCTCTTTCGTGAGAAGCTGtgaaggcatgaagggcactgaaatggcttctcgcctgtgtgcgtGCGCAGGTGGACTTTCAGGTTGGCCTTTAATGCGAAGctccgagggcatgaagggcactgaaatggcttctcaccagTGTGGGTGCGCATGTGGCTTTTCACTTCGCTCCTTTGAGAGAAGctccgagggcatgaagggcactgaaatggcttctcaccagTGTGGGTGCGCAAGTGGCTTTTCACATCGCTGCTTCGCGAGAAGCTCCGatggcatgaagggcactgaaatggcttctcaccagTGTGGGTGCGCATGTGGCTTTTCACTTCGCTCTGTTGCGAGAAGctttgagggcatgaagggcattgaaatggcttctcgcctgtgtgcctGCGCAGGTGGACTTTCAGGTTGCCCTTTAATGCGAAGctccgagggcatgaagggcactgaaatggcttctcaccagTGTGGGTGCGCATGTGGCTTTTCAGGTGGTCTCTTTTTGAGAAGCTCTTACAGCATAAATCGCACTTAAACAGACGCTCGCCAGTAGAGACCATCCCATGTGCTTCCAGACGAAACAGTTTACCAGCCTCATAGTCACAGAAATGGTCTTGTTGGAGGCGTCCCTGCTGCGAATTTTCACTGTTGGCTGTTGATGGAGAAATAGAAGGCCTGGATGCTgtagaaataaaacaaaagtagTATTACGAAATGCAAAAGAGAGAACACAGATACCAAAGCTAATgatgagctttttttttcatttgggagGTCTTAAGGGTGCTTTAGCAGTGGGGGAACAAATGAGGCCTAGTGGTCCTTCTTTATATACTTAATATTTGTCCATCTGAATGCTTCAGGACTGTTTATGAAGTACACGCATATAAATTATTTTTCAGAAAGGTAAAGAGGTACTAAGTGAGAGAAGCTGGAGTGTTTGAAGACATTCACAGATTTCTACGATCCTTAGAGGACAGCATCAAAAAGTTCCAACCCAGCTTGCTCTCCTATCTCCAACAAGCACTCGAGGTTTAACGGCCATATTTGGCATTTGCAAAACTTATGGTTCAACAACACAACTTTCTCATAAGATTTCATTAATGGATTTTTTCTTGATCACATGTGTAACTTGGGTAACATCTTTGTAAGTTGAGATTGTAATGAGCCAGCTAGCACATGCTTTATTTTTCTGCGTATAATCCGCCAGCACGTAAAACCCGCAGCGCCTTTCAGTATCGCCCGGACATAATATAAGCAATACCTCTGGGAGATTAAGAAAATTTGGCAAAGCCACTCAAGACTGCTTATGTGtgggaatacgaaagcattacaGCCCCTTGGCGAATTTTTTACCATGCGCtccttgtctgcgcaagctctTACTTATGCTCTAACTTCGCCTCAGTAAGGCCACATCAAAATGCACCAACTGTTTCAATGCTTCCTCGCAAGGAATTCATAACTTGAAGGACAACTCAGCACCATTAAATTTGAGATTAATGCTTATTTTATACTCATGACATTATGCCACCTCCTGCTCACTGACTGCACGGTCCAGTGATGCATGGATTGGCCACAGCTTTCATACAACATGACATGTGCAATGATACACGCACTAAGCACACTTCTAGCCAGCCAACCAGAACCGTGGGGCCACCAAGCTCTAGGGGAAGCGTGCTCGTGCCAAATTCGTaagcccgggggggggggggggggtcggcatTTTACTACGGTGGCTCCTGCGTATCACGCGGCTAGTGTGGCGACACTCACCCTATGTTGAAGGCAATCTGTGGTGGGGACAGAGGCAAGTgctgagtgctgatagcttcgtgtagaCTGCATTTTCACTGCTTAGTTTCCGTTGAAGCGAGGCAGCATGAAAGTCCATTCGCCCACAGCTGCTagtgcgcttcctcactccagcgtttcaaTGAGTGTGCACAGTGATCGAGTGAGAGGTGTTCATGTCTGCTTGCGCGCGGCACaccttcttaatttagttagtaagctaatgattAAAATTTTATACAACTGATAAACTTACTATTCTTCATATAGCTGCctcctaatttgctattgcaaccGATGTGTCGCCTTTCAGGCAAACCTACTATTTTTTTAAAAGCATCTTTACTTAATAAACCAGGGCGATTCCAAAGAACCTAATGTTCAACTTCTGGTATACCGTAATATtactccaatatgtttttattccagatCCACCATTAGCCTTCGTGATAGGTCACAATGGCTCAGGCTTCGCCCATATGAGCATtaacagactggaatagttttacgctataccAGCCTTGGCGAAAGAGATGCCCACCCTCTGGACTCTCTGCAGCATGCACCTCCCTAATATCTAGTTGGTTTGCAATACCCTCAGCCTACTTTTCATTCTTCTGCACCTCGGCTATAGGACGCACTGCGCAGTTGCGAGAAATTGCGAGAAACTGTGCAGGCAGCGGAGTCACATGAGGTGAGGAATGTGAACAGCTGTACTCTTTTACGGAGAACGAACTTTCCATGTTTGGCACAGTTTGGCGCAGGAATTTATGTttgtatcaaaatggcgcaagtgGAGTCCCACCCCTGCACACTTGATCCAAAGGTAAGAATGTGTTTGGTCTGAATTTCTCTTGCGCCACGCCTCGTCTTAATTTGTTTGAAGTTAACCACATTTTGTTCTTTCAGTCCTTCCAAAAGCGCTTCCTCAGTGAGCTTCATCATGTTATCGTCTCAGATTACTCCTCGGATGGTGTTGATGATATGCTGAGGGGTGACCGTAACTCGGACTTGTCCAAAACAAACTAGATTACGTAGCTTTTAATACTGAaacagggtgtgagaccgggcgaGTTGGTATTCCACGCTGAAGTGACAAGCGGAAGAGTGGACACCGAACACTAAAAAGGCAACGAGGACAAGTGTTTTCATACTGCTAACGTGGAGCTCCAAAAGGAAGTTGCTGCTGGCCAACTTCGTAGCCTTGTAGCCTCTGCCTATAGCTTTGGTCATACATTTACAAATGAGAAACAGTGAGGTCACCCTCATGGTCTTATCTGGTTCATCACAGTGTACTACATGGTAGTGCGGGAAATTCTTTCTTTGTCGGCCAAGAAACTTGAAAGCTTTTGTGCACCCCAGTATTTGGGGGTGACCTGGGAGTAGGGGGGAAAGAACTTTGAGAATGCAGCTAAGCATGTGCTGCATTCTTCTGTGTTCCAAGGGTGGCTCATTACTCTCAAGAGTACAAACTGGAAATAGGCGATATCCTATAGGCACCTGTTGGTAGGTGTAGCCCTTGATCATGAACTGGATCTGATCGCCGGAGGTATGAGTTTCTGGCTGAGCTGTAAATTACGCAGCCACAGTCTATTTTACTGCGTGCTAAGGAGTGACAGATACATAGAAGACATTAGCAGTCAATGCCCCCATGCTTCTGGGAAAGGACATTGAGAACCAGTCCATATTACTGTGCACTAAGGAACGACagatacagggtgtttcagcgaacactttaaaaaaatcCTAAAGGCAGGTGTTTCAAGAAAAATAGGAATTCTCTTGAGGAGCAAGCTTTCAAGTTCGGCGGACAGTAAATTATGAGAAACATGTAATTACATAGTTAATTACCTAAAATTACATAACGATATTTTTAATTAGCGACTTTTTGCAGTTACTGCCAATGGCAAGTTCGCAGCCACGGAGACGAGGGTGCGATATTAGtttttaaagcaaagaaaaagtCGCTCCATAAAGCCCTGCAGCGTGCGAAAATAAAGTATTTTTTTCCCGCATGAAACCGAAATGCGGCGAACCTTGTGTACCGGAAATCTAGTGCAAATGCAACATCCGCTGATGACGTGTTGCGGTGACTGCTGTGCCCAATTCAAGATGTCTGTGGCGATTCCCAATGCTAGGGAGCCTCAACGCTCGGCTTAGACCATGGCTGTCATTTTCTTTTGTTGGTAGGTGCAAGAAAGAGGCTAGCCATCGCCCACTGCACGATCACATGTTCTAAGAGTTCTGGTAGGCATTACCAGCaggtttgctttttctttctttgtcttgacCACATCTGACATGGCTACCTGACAAGCTAGATGTGAGGAGTCACTAACTGTTCATTTATTCCTTAGGTTCATGTGCTGTTCGTTTCTAATTTCTGCGTGTTAGGAAGTgcatgagacaaaggaaaggttCGTTTGCAGAGCAAGGAGGACTTTCGCGGCAGTGGCTGCATGCTGTTAGTTCTTGTGGCTTGTAGCGCCAGTTTTACAAATGCGTTTGAGTTTCCCCTTAAAGTGCTAGTTTTCGAGGTGCGCATGCAACATAGCCATTGCATTACCACTGGTTTGACCTCGTCCATTTGAGGATGCAGGTTTCAACGCCGCAGtgttaatattgctacggaaaagtatttgcgatcacgaagaggcgagcagtgtgaagactacgacgattagaggctagcgcaggctgttgcctcttggccaagtgcggcgtatttgctagtaaatatacttgtatatagcttttcgtctgcgtcttcctacgtaacatatctggtggaggtggacgttccctgtacctcgtcacggagcttcgcagtggacggtacgtcgagccttccttcatggctcccggcgacgacaacttgactccgccggctccgacacctgctgccacttcgatgacctacatcactctccccgctctccgtgatcctggcgtattctcgggcaaagatggagAATATGTTGAGGACTGgttcagcctgtacgaacacgtcagccgcaataaccggtgggaccctactatcatgctcgcc
Above is a genomic segment from Dermacentor andersoni chromosome 8, qqDerAnde1_hic_scaffold, whole genome shotgun sequence containing:
- the LOC129384305 gene encoding uncharacterized protein; the protein is MSLAESIAAKMVYHSPSEAIVQLEVGTQCSFPLADKSVGCCFRAGSESRSVQTTETVDQSSYTSASRPSISPSTANSENSQQGRLQQDHFCDYEAGKLFRLEAHGMVSTGERLFKCDLCCKSFSKRDHLKSHMRTHTGEKPFQCPSCPRSFALKGNLKVHLRRHTGEKPFQCPSCPQSFSQQSEVKSHMRTHTGEKPFQCPSCHRSFSRSSDVKSHLRTHTGEKPFQCPSCPRSFSQRSEVKSHMRTHTGEKPFQCPSCPRSFALKANLKVHLRTHTGEKPFQCPSCLHSFSRKSEVKSHMRTHTGEKPFQCPSCPRSFADKTHMKVHLRTHTGEKPFQCTLCPQSFSFKSSMKDHLRTHTGEKPYQCPSCPQSFSHKSSMKGHLRTHTGEKPFHCPSCPQSFSHKSSIKAHLRTHTGEKPFQCPSCPLSFAHKPNMKKHLRTHTG